The Elgaria multicarinata webbii isolate HBS135686 ecotype San Diego chromosome 1, rElgMul1.1.pri, whole genome shotgun sequence genome includes the window tctttataccaatcatctatatggtaatccccttgaaccttccagttcctagatatcattaatcttgctgctgttaacaaatttgttatcaattcttttgtctctttattacaattcaattctccatataataacaatgccactataggtgtctcttcaatctccattcctaaaatttctttaaacaccattttccataatttttgtacaaattcacattcccaccacatatgtaaatacgttcctttctcttgacaacctctccatgttgctgaattcatcttatttattattgtttggaggtaccacctccaaacaatcttataatagttttcttttatcctcacagacatatttctcaacactcgtttccatatcccttcccaactcttttgccctatttgttccttcaagtcagtttcccataccatcttgcctacactttccgtctcctctttcccactaatattctatatatttcactcattaaaccttttattagtttattttctcttttctcattttctttttttaagatcagctcctcaaatttcgtaatccctctacactctccattaaccatttcttcatccacTGTTCTAGTTGaagataatttaaccacgttataGTTccctcttttagtctctcctttatttcttccctagttctcatcttttctagccagtcttttaacttcattacctttctctctattaaactttttcccaacttgtcttttaaatttcccagaaagttcctcatcattatcactggtgatattggggaaatactcagaagtaagtcctttttatatgatagccatatttcccagtggggttctctctttcttccccccatttctttgcacaatctctgaaaaagatattttctaatttccattctgtatcctctccctttctatcctccaaccaacttaaatctcctaatcctatcatgctttctactacatgtctcaacctattagctacgtgatataattttaagtttgggagccctagccctccttttttttttgcattacataccaactttttttgtttaatctcgcctttatcaccattacaaaagttatttactatactttgccaactttttaattctttttctgatattcttattggcatcattctaaataaaaaatttacttttggtaaaatcctcatttttataagggctattcttccaaaccaagataagtttatccttttatatttttctagtttactcataacttcttttttcaaactatttaaattttccttttctagaTGTTCTAACTTCCTAGTAAGCTTAATTCccagatattttattatttctttaactttcatattcttctctttactcatagaatcatagaataacagagttggaaggggcctacaaggccatcgagtccaacccctgctcagtgcaggaatccaccctaaagcatccctgacagatggttgtccagctgcctcttgaatgcctccagttgggagagcccacaacctccctaggtaactgattccaccgtcgcactgctctaacagttaggaagtttttcctgatgtccagccggaatctggcttcctttaacttgagctcgttattccgtgtcctgcactctgggaggatcgagaatctcccaatctctctcttcttttttactataattaaacaacatcatctctgactttgtccaatttatttttaatcccatcacttcctcaaactccctcagatgatgttttaatctatccattttctttaatggatttttaattgttaataccgtatcatctgcaaatatatttattttatttcctctttccatccTAATCCCTCAATAACATCGTCCTCTCTTATCATGTTCGCCAATAGTTCTATgaccaatacaaataaaaccgGTGAAAgcgggcaaccttgtcttgttcctcgggcAAGTTGTATTTTTTACCCCTTGTTTGTCTTAAGCTTGAAGCTCAGGAAGCAGACAGGGATGGAGATCTTGCACTAGGAGGCATGTGCTTCCAAAGTTTAGTGCAATGTCAGAGAGCCCACCTTGCCTAAATGAACCAAAATTCGTGGACTCCCGCAATTGATATATTGATGAAATAATCGAACCTAAATCAATTCTTCAGGTATATTCAGTTCAAACCAAAGAGCTCATGAGTAATCCATGCATTTGATTACTCATGATATTTGATTGTCCCCTTTAATTAGTTCCCTGAGTCAATCATTCTGAtacatttggatttatttatttattccatttttataccgccctatagccgaagttcACTGGGCAGTTCAAGACATGGTTTAGTCTTTCTCATACCATCGACCATATAAAGCAGCTGTTATTAAGCCATTAGATCCTCCCTTCTTCTGCATGACATAGAACTTGTTTTTCCATCCCAGATGGTCAGCAAAGTCTAAAGTGACACCAGACCTTAGCAACAGAGGGAAGACAACAGCAGTACTGAAATTTCCTTGGAGCTGAAAATCTATCAGTCCACTTGCCTTTGTGACTTCTTGCCCACAAGAAGTATAGTTAAGTCCGGCACACTTCACTAATACACAGGCTTGTATATAGTATGTTCCGTGAACTGTGTGTAGGTCATCAAAAACTCCTAAAACATACAGTTCATTAGATAAAACTGACCTCTGATAACTTAAGTAACAACAAAGTGTATTAGAACAGACTTGGATATTTCCTTTAGCTTCCATTATGGGCATGAAAGTGAAATTGTCATACATCATTTCTCCATAAAATATGGGTGGAGGTTCCCAGGATGCTTTCTCTGCTGTGCCACAGTGGGCTTCTTGATCCTCCTTAGAACAAACTTGATTGTCTGTATGGAAGCTTGAAAAACTTTGCTGCATGTTGTCAGTGTTCTGCACCTGAGCTTCACACTCTGATGTAATAACAGGAATTTCTGCCACTATAAGCTTACCATTAACACTTTCCATATCATAATAAATGAAAGAGTTTGATGGAGTGTATATACCGCTGCCTGTCATACCAAGGACAGGTTGATGGATATTCGCTGCCAAAAGATTGATGTTAAAAGCAGTTGCAAAACCTCGTTGAAATTCTACTGCTGACAGAAGTGGGAGCTGGTTCATCCATGCCGTAGGATATGCAATCTGTTTTACATTGTATTGCTTGATAAGGTTCACAGCTGGTTCATAGAATAGGATATCAAAGCAAGTGAAAATTCCAAATTTACCTGCAAAAGGTGTATCAAAAGTAGTGTAATCTATCTCTGGTGGAGTATCGAAGGCATATTCAAAATACAGATTTTGTTTTCGGTATCTGGCTATGAGTGTACCACTGTCACTAAATACTACATTAGTATTAAACTGGTATCTTCCATCTGGTGGACAGTGGGGATCACTGTGCTTAC containing:
- the BTD gene encoding biotinidase isoform X1; translation: MARLAPAKSAVLRFMGDMSFGSGCILLLFCSQVLLVDVPREGHYMAAVYEHHVILNPNPTVITDRQSALQLMNRNLDIYEEQVIAAAKQRAQIIIFPEDGIQGFNFTRTSIYPYLDFIPYPDSGTWNPCKGAYLFNDTEVLHRLSCMALKNQVFLVVNLGTKQPCKHSDPHCPPDGRYQFNTNVVFSDSGTLIARYRKQNLYFEYAFDTPPEIDYTTFDTPFAGKFGIFTCFDILFYEPAVNLIKQYNVKQIAYPTAWMNQLPLLSAVEFQRGFATAFNINLLAANIHQPVLGMTGSGIYTPSNSFIYYDMESVNGKLIVAEIPVITSECEAQVQNTDNMQQSFSSFHTDNQVCSKEDQEAHCGTAEKASWEPPPIFYGEMMYDNFTFMPIMEAKGNIQVCSNTLCCYLSYQRSVLSNELYVLGVFDDLHTVHGTYYIQACVLVKCAGLNYTSCGQEVTKASGLIDFQLQGNFSTAVVFPLLLRSGVTLDFADHLGWKNKFYVMQKKGGSNGLITAALYGRWYEKD
- the BTD gene encoding biotinidase isoform X2; this translates as MGDMSFGSGCILLLFCSQVLLVDVPREGHYMAAVYEHHVILNPNPTVITDRQSALQLMNRNLDIYEEQVIAAAKQRAQIIIFPEDGIQGFNFTRTSIYPYLDFIPYPDSGTWNPCKGAYLFNDTEVLHRLSCMALKNQVFLVVNLGTKQPCKHSDPHCPPDGRYQFNTNVVFSDSGTLIARYRKQNLYFEYAFDTPPEIDYTTFDTPFAGKFGIFTCFDILFYEPAVNLIKQYNVKQIAYPTAWMNQLPLLSAVEFQRGFATAFNINLLAANIHQPVLGMTGSGIYTPSNSFIYYDMESVNGKLIVAEIPVITSECEAQVQNTDNMQQSFSSFHTDNQVCSKEDQEAHCGTAEKASWEPPPIFYGEMMYDNFTFMPIMEAKGNIQVCSNTLCCYLSYQRSVLSNELYVLGVFDDLHTVHGTYYIQACVLVKCAGLNYTSCGQEVTKASGLIDFQLQGNFSTAVVFPLLLRSGVTLDFADHLGWKNKFYVMQKKGGSNGLITAALYGRWYEKD